The proteins below are encoded in one region of Deferribacter autotrophicus:
- the istB gene encoding IS21-like element helper ATPase IstB has protein sequence MQDILKKLTNFKLSGMAKTLESRNQYAIENSLSYLDFLELLLDDESVNRQNNSFKRRFSKSKLDSSKTLSMYDFTYQPELNKQEILDISSCRFIEEKKNIIFMGNPGVGKTHLANAIGLEALKKGYKVLFIHANDMVSKLISSKGDGSYFSVLKQFLSVDLLIIDEVGFKKIPLNHVDEFFEIIRHRYENNSIIITTNRPFEEWGNIFGDVVLASAIIDRLVHHAHIFRINGESYRIKSLQSMKNTKR, from the coding sequence ATGCAAGATATTTTAAAAAAACTAACAAATTTTAAGTTATCCGGAATGGCAAAGACATTAGAAAGCCGAAATCAATATGCAATAGAAAACAGTTTGAGTTACCTGGATTTTCTTGAATTGTTACTTGATGATGAGTCAGTGAACAGACAGAATAATTCTTTTAAGAGAAGATTTTCAAAATCTAAGTTGGATTCATCCAAAACATTATCTATGTATGATTTTACTTATCAGCCTGAACTGAATAAGCAAGAAATACTTGATATAAGTAGTTGCAGATTTATAGAAGAAAAGAAGAATATAATATTCATGGGTAATCCAGGAGTTGGCAAAACACATCTTGCAAATGCCATAGGATTAGAGGCTTTAAAGAAAGGATACAAGGTTTTATTTATTCACGCCAATGACATGGTATCAAAATTAATATCATCGAAAGGAGATGGTAGTTATTTTAGTGTATTAAAACAGTTTTTAAGTGTGGATTTACTGATAATTGATGAGGTTGGTTTTAAGAAAATACCTTTAAACCATGTTGATGAATTTTTTGAAATAATCAGACATAGATATGAAAATAATTCTATAATTATCACTACTAATAGGCCTTTCGAAGAGTGGGGTAATATATTTGGTGATGTTGTTTTAGCTTCTGCTATCATAGATAGACTCGTACATCATGCTCATATTTTTAGAATCAATGGTGAAAGCTATAGAATCAAAAGTTTACAATCTATGAAAAATACTAAAAGGTAA
- a CDS encoding GIY-YIG nuclease family protein produces the protein MIVPLTTVLYTCVTSNLLKRVYEHKHELVDGFTKRYKIKKLVYYEVFDSIEEAIKREKQIKGGSRKKKIALIESINPNWSDLYYQLD, from the coding sequence ATTATTGTACCTTTAACAACTGTTTTATATACATGTGTTACAAGTAATCTCTTGAAAAGAGTTTATGAACATAAGCATGAATTAGTTGATGGATTTACAAAAAGATATAAGATTAAAAAACTTGTGTATTATGAAGTTTTTGATTCGATTGAAGAGGCAATAAAGAGGGAGAAACAGATAAAAGGTGGCAGTAGGAAGAAAAAGATTGCTCTGATTGAAAGTATAAATCCTAATTGGAGTGATTTGTATTATCAATTGGATTAA
- the istA gene encoding IS21 family transposase, producing the protein MLGVEMYYTVKTLLSQGKNISQIARELGIDRKTVRKIRDKVKDGKVETPKFSRVSVLEAYKEEIIEYLSEGLTAVLIHQKLISDHGLSVSYSCVKKYVRKLKGPDGIYVPLISPPGEEAQVDFGYIGYLYDSEKGKKVKSWIFCMVLSHSRYKYYEIVRSQDVETFLRCHINAFEYFGGIPRVIKIDNLKSGVLKANFYEPVIQKEYAAMLEYYGSSPFACKVRYPQEKGKVESGIKYVKNNFFKSIQEKDYYKVKGLLRKWQDNVCNKKIHGTTRKIPFEQFVDKEKSKLQPLPSQRYEVYDISERIVNRYGHITYRYNYYSVPYNYIGNKVSIRSNGNILKIYNDKYEEIAIHNISKSVGEFITKESHNPKLKSVDYEAKSLEIGTNTFEFYNRLKEEKPHHYHRMMQGIFNLMKSYDKDTVELACKRANEFNSISYLSVKRICETGLYTQKDASSKESVNCGGFSNDLSKYDLLVN; encoded by the coding sequence ATGCTGGGGGTAGAAATGTATTACACAGTAAAGACATTGTTGTCGCAAGGCAAAAATATTTCCCAAATAGCCAGGGAATTAGGGATCGACAGGAAGACAGTGAGAAAGATAAGGGACAAAGTGAAAGACGGTAAAGTAGAAACACCCAAATTTTCAAGAGTAAGTGTTTTAGAGGCTTACAAAGAAGAAATAATCGAATACCTCTCAGAAGGTTTAACAGCAGTATTAATCCATCAGAAACTAATAAGTGATCATGGTTTATCCGTAAGCTACAGTTGTGTGAAAAAGTATGTTAGGAAATTAAAAGGCCCGGATGGAATTTATGTCCCATTAATTTCCCCACCAGGCGAAGAAGCCCAAGTGGACTTCGGTTACATAGGTTATCTTTATGATAGCGAAAAAGGTAAAAAAGTAAAGAGCTGGATATTTTGCATGGTGCTATCTCATAGCAGATATAAATATTATGAAATAGTTAGGAGTCAGGACGTAGAAACATTTTTAAGATGCCACATTAATGCATTTGAATATTTTGGAGGAATTCCTAGAGTAATCAAGATAGACAATTTAAAATCTGGAGTATTGAAAGCAAATTTTTATGAACCTGTAATACAGAAAGAGTATGCTGCAATGCTTGAATATTACGGTAGCAGTCCATTTGCTTGTAAGGTGAGATATCCCCAGGAGAAAGGGAAAGTGGAAAGCGGAATTAAATATGTGAAGAATAATTTTTTCAAATCAATTCAAGAAAAAGATTATTATAAAGTCAAAGGTCTTCTACGAAAGTGGCAAGACAATGTATGTAACAAGAAAATACATGGCACGACAAGAAAAATTCCTTTTGAACAATTTGTAGATAAGGAGAAAAGTAAATTGCAGCCTTTACCATCTCAGAGATACGAGGTTTATGACATATCGGAAAGAATAGTAAACCGCTATGGTCACATTACTTACAGATATAATTACTACTCAGTACCCTACAATTACATAGGCAACAAAGTAAGTATTCGCAGCAATGGTAATATATTAAAAATTTACAATGATAAATATGAAGAGATAGCAATTCACAATATATCTAAATCAGTAGGAGAATTCATAACAAAAGAATCTCATAATCCGAAATTAAAATCTGTAGATTATGAAGCAAAATCGCTTGAGATAGGTACAAACACCTTTGAATTTTATAACAGGTTAAAGGAAGAAAAGCCCCATCATTATCACCGTATGATGCAAGGAATTTTTAATTTGATGAAGAGTTATGATAAAGATACAGTGGAATTGGCATGTAAGAGAGCAAATGAGTTTAATTCCATTAGTTATTTGTCAGTAAAGAGGATATGTGAAACTGGTTTATATACTCAAAAAGATGCGTCATCTAAAGAATCGGTTAACTGTGGTGGTTTTTCGAATGATTTAAGTAAATATGATTTATTAGTTAATTGA